A genomic window from Labrus bergylta chromosome 7, fLabBer1.1, whole genome shotgun sequence includes:
- the c7h15orf39 gene encoding uncharacterized protein C15orf39 homolog, with product MSSQSIPSHVDPLFGRKMPLYDGTISSAGLSKPQTMSDLRGGHTLQYSGACFPYDPRGKEAAEFTPPWRKTPLLYDRNPMSHLSGREGQNHIIYSNSSEEGHPSSLHQAAVKQGFTLYTRSPRMSSPAAATPGTSRKQKNGTEKLSPPSENTIYLAIPKPVYGLSPCCSELGCVIGHQYSVEHGSPRIPKQVYEHEWMQTDAHYTERGKAQDAMLQQRGLPCEPSAEALRRMTVGTYSPGRDRTFPAMIDPNYSSYPFALPHTLFGSLSEQGQRIQTSPRGYPSFYPSHPTYEHMTSEVYQEHSPMSKYGQLTQQPMFYYPQANVEVENRTQCKDIGSKQREDVPVILKHSISDHREHYMVPQSLHGKIPLPLSDETLHNHSLMHGFNHQAFAVPGLHSNTNQIRQLLNSNHRNVSPSRSYIDHPMTTASNLRKDRPNANLPQTTSPFHVNQTSPSRGTSQPGISPSSIEVNRFYPPLTGLHIDRPVLPPTALNANQLRDYSSFEAQVKCPMQAKGLPVSSWAWLPRPLHHSSGLVQTSLPDSVNVPKIIYSPADTPGKNIQCHMSSPSTAVPKKCLKRSMSHSSSPVKIEKEDRELYQTDLFKKRQKVKMENIQEKNKSDSCMPIIDNVFSLAPYQAYLQAPGLLFPGRVSQIIAHSSEHREVKSRPDIKEKKLCQDKQQPEVCLLSEEVCADTPTENPGVEMIELENIKVEKVDPSDKDNSLIARDCSKEMIQKESKGTDSDPDELEAKPLQEEQKEAADVSKPGEETALMNISGQDDALTPWEKLVTIKPNPNTSSQLLENRLKFKNIPPQCLKLSSYKIVFHGINHSSPVLPLEKTPVKPMTEFVPKPEPQTPVRKHFFELHHSLCKLVSKSVLVPSKHDLKTWLSQLELSGPASPPTKVKKISCLFGIKGREVWLTEEMKSALHTLLERLREYTAQERCPFPHVMRTGAVFLPMLVVKELLFPTVQGSLIDQVLQEHKVELRPTTLSEEKILIQLHKRACSSRLRKLMSLKHLPDIYADVVNLMYYTCVCKHLGLKMDDSVFKEKDDGCEESISCRSPMFSDTTVSPASLAELHPQRHPNEEANVNKNRTKTRVKTSSRRMFLDNSMSDEEEADDTEKTVEVGVFNAEAEQDSSLSTTSDNSWTCPLTLDELSSSPSDIEAEESSSPDTQYSPPDKSLVRSKKCSGVILKLRRMLSKDLNRKTACYQAISDSGTRVDPSRTDDRDGEVSSEMELHRQTPRMTHRWQRTGNFCPAISSSSKRKHRSLLKIKYCPYLSACHSAETRRRWVLRSAVQRARMAMRLYYPDLVGKRILHLYEEDDKSEVWYRGEVMRIHEAHTNPLKTIFEVRYDSEPEWKYYLELMIDYKKGWLKIDD from the exons ATGAGCAGCCAGTCCATCCCAAGCCACGTTGACCCATTGTTCGGAAGAAAGATGCCATTGTATGATGGGACCATTTCATCTGCAGGACTGTCGAAACCCCAAACTATGTCTGATTTGCGTGGCGGGCATACCTTGCAGTATAGCGGGGCCTGTTTTCCTTATGACCCAAGAGGAAAAGAAGCGGCAGAGTTCACTCCTCCTTGGAGAAAGACCCCTCTGCTTTATGACAGAAATCCTATGAGTCACCTCTCTGGCCGGGAGGGACAAAACCACATCATTTACAGCAATTCTTCAGAAGAAGGCCATCCCTCCTCCCTGCATCAAGCTGCAGTAAAACAGGGCTTTACATTATACACTAGAAGTCCTAGGATGAGCAGTCCTGCAGCTGCTACACCGGGGACtagtagaaaacaaaaaaatggaactgaGAAATTATCGCCCCCCTCTGAAAACACAATTTACTTAGCCATTCCTAAACCAGTTTATGGACTAAGCCCTTGTTGTAGTGAATTGGGTTGTGTGATAGGACATCAGTACAGTGTGGAACATGGTTCTCCGAGGATACCAAAACAAGTGTATGAACATGAGTGGATGCAAACTGATGCTCACTACACTGAGAGAGGAAAAGCACAAGACGCAATGCTGCAACAGAGAGGTTTACCGTGTGAGCCCAGTGCAGAGGCACTGAGGAGGATGACAGTGGGGACATACAGCCCAGGTAGAGATAGGACCTTTCCTGCTATGATTGATCCAAACTACAGCAGCTACCCCTTCGCCCTACCGCACACTTTGTTTGGTTCTTTAAGTGAGCAGGGCCAGCGTATACAGACTTCTCCCAGAGGCTACCCCAGCTTCTACCCCTCCCACCCTACATACGAGCATATGACCTCAGAGGTTTATCAGGAACATTCTCCCATGTCCAAATATGGCCAGCTAACACAGCAACCGATGTTTTACTACCCTCAGGCAAATGTGGAGGTAGAAAATAGGACACAGTGTAAAGATATTGGCAGCAAGCAGAGAGAAGATGTCCCTGTTATTCTTAAACATTCAATCTCCGACCACAGAGAGCATTACATGGTTCCCCAGTCGCTTCATGGTAAAATCCCTCTGCCTTTGTCTGATGAAACTTTGCATAATCATTCCCTCATGCACGGTTTTAACCATCAAGCTTTTGCAGTTCCTGGACTTCACTCAAACACAAACCAGATAAGACAGCTCTTGAATTCTAATCACAGAAATGTTTCTCCATCAAGATCATACATAGATCACCCTATGACCACTGCAAGCAACCTACGTAAGGACAGACCCAACGCAAACCTGCCCCAAACCACTTCACCATTTCATGTGAATCAAACTAGTCCTTCAAGGGGTACAAGCCAACCCGGTATCTCGCCATCCAGCATTGAAGTTAACAGATTTTACCCCCCGCTCACTGGCCTACACATAGACCGACCCGTCCTTCCACCGACTGCCTTGAACGCGAATCAACTCCGGGACTATTCCTCCTTTGAAGCTCAGGTTAAGTGTCCAATGCAGGCAAAAGGTCTTCCTGTTTCCTCATGGGCATGGCTGCCCCGGCCCCTCCATCACAGCTCAGGGTTAGTCCAAACATCTTTACCAGATAGTGTAAATGTCCCAAAAATAATTTATTCCCCTGCTGATACACCAGGAAAAAACATCCAGTGCCATATGTCCAGTCCAAGCACTGCTGTTCCTAAGAAATGCCTAAAGAGAAGTATGTCTCACTCATCTTCCCCTgtcaaaatagaaaaagaggATCGGGAATTATATCAGACGGATCTctttaagaaaagacaaaaggtgAAAATGGAGAATAtacaagagaaaaacaaaagtgactCTTGTATGCCGATTATTGACAATGTCTTCAGTCTGGCACCTTACCAAGCATACCTGCAGGCCCCAGGACTGCTATTTCCCGGCAGAGTGTCTCAGATAATCGCACATTCGTCTGAGCACCGGGAGGTGAAAAGCAGGCCAGACATCAAAGAGAAAAAGCTATGTCAGGATAAACAGCAGCCTGAAGTCTGTCTACTTTCCGAAGAAGTCTGTGCAGATACTCCAACAGAGAACCCTGGTGTAGAAATGATTGAActtgaaaatataaaagtgGAAAAAGTAGATCCGTCAGACAAGGACAACTCTCTTATTGCGAGGGACTGCAGCAAAGAAATGATCCAAAAGGAGTCCAAAGGtactgattctgatcctgatgaACTTGAAGCTAAACCCTTACAGGAAGAGCAAAAAGAGGCTGCTGATGTGTCTAAACCTGGTGAAGAGACTGCACTGATGAATATATCGGGTCAGGATGATGCATTAACACCTTGGGAAAAGTTGGTCACCATTAAACCTAACCCCAACACATCCTCTCAACTACTTGAGAACAGACTCAAATTCAAAAATATTCCTCCCCAGTGTCTGAAACTTTCCAGTTACAAAATTGTTTTCCATGGTATAAACCATTCTAGCCCTGTTCTGCCTCTTGAAAAGACTCCTGTAAAACCAATGACTGAATTTGTACCAAAACCTGAGCCCCAAACACCAGTCCGCAAGCACTTCTTTGAGTTGCACCATTCTCTCTGCAAGCTTGTATCCAAATCTGTTCTGGTTCCTTCAAAGCATGACCTCAAGACCTGGTTGTCCCAGCTTGAACTGAGTGGACCAGCATCTCCGCCAACAAAAGTCAAGAagatttcctgtttgtttgggATAAAAGGCAGAGAGGTTTGGCTTACTGAGGAGATGAAGTCCGCCCTCCACACGCTCCTGGAGCGGCTGAGGGAGTATACGGCTCAGGAACGTTGTCCATTCCCTCATGTCATGCGAACAGGGGCGGTGTTCCTCCCCATGCTGGTGGTGAAGGAGCTGCTGTTTCCGACTGTTCAGGGCAGCCTCATCGACCAGGTCCTGCAGGAGCACAAAGTGGAGCTGCGACCCACCACGCTCTCGGAAGAAAAAATCCTCATCCAGCTCCACAAACGAGCCTGTTCGTCCAGGCTCCGGAAACTGATGTCGCTCAAGCACCTGCCTGACATCTACGCCGACGTGGTCAACCTGATGTACTACACCTGTGTCTGCAAACACCTGG GATTAAAAATGGACGATtctgttttcaaagaaaaagatgaCGGTTGTGAGGAATCTATCAGCTGCAGGAGCCCTATGTTTTCAGACACCACAGTGTCACCAGCCTCGCTTGCAGAGTTGCACCCACAGAGACACCCGAATGAGGAAGCTAATGTGAACAAGAATAGAACCAAAACCAGGGTGAAGACCAGCTCCAGGCGCATGTTTCTCGACAACAGTATGTCAGATGAGGAAGAGGCAGATGACACAGAAAAGACTGTGGAGGTAGGTGTTTTTAATGCTGAAGCAGAGCAGGACTCTTCTTTGAGCACAACTTCTGATAATTCATGGACCTGTCCTTTAACTTTGGACGAACTTTCCTCATCTCCAAGTGACATTGAAGCAGAGGAGTCCTCTAGTCCTGATACTCAGTACTCTCCACCAGATAAATCTCTGGTTAGATCCAAAAAATGTTCAGGCGTGATTCTCAAACTGAGACGAATGTTAAGCAAAGATCTAAACAGGAAAACTGCCTGCTACCAAGCCATCTCGGACTCAGGGACACGTGTTGATCCTTCTCGGACTGATGATAGGGATGGAGAAGTGAGCAGCGAGATGGAGCTTCACCGGCAGACTCCCAGGATGACCCACAGGTGGCAGAGAACAGGAAACTTCTGCCCCGCCATCAGCAGCTCTtcaaaaagaaagcacagatCGCTTTTAAAGATCAAATACTGTCCCTACTTGTCCGCCTGCCACAGCGCCGAAACCAGGAGACGATGGGTGCTGCGTTCGGCTGTTCAGAGGGCACGCATGGCCATGAGGTTATACTACCCGGACCTAGTGGGTAAGAGGATTCTACATCTGTATGAAGAAGATGACAAATCAGAAGTGTGGTACAGAGGAGAAGTGATGCGTATCCATGAGGCCCACACCAACCCTCTAAAGACAATATTTGAGGTCCGGTACGACAGCGAGCCGGAGTGGAAGTACTACCTGGAGCTGATGATAGATTATAAAAAAGGCTGGCTGAAAATAGATGACTAG